The genomic region GCTACGTGCCCATGACCCTGGCGGGCATCGGCGTGCTGAAAATGCGTCGCAAACTGCGGCGCGGGTAACCGCAGAGTTCGTGGCGCCGGGCATCCGGCCAAGCCGCGGTCATTCATGCCGCAGCGCATCGATGGGATGGATGATCGCGGCTTTGAACGCCGGAATGATGCCGAAGAAGATCCCGACGCCGGCGCTGAAGCTCAGCGCGAGCCCGACGGACCAGAGTGGCACCTTGACCTGCACCATGCTGGGATGCAGCGACGCGACGTAGCTGATCGCGTAGCCGAGCCCGATGCCGATGGCGCCGCCGACCGTGCTCAGCACGACGGCCTCGGTCAGGAACTGCAGCAGGATATCGCGGCGGTGCGCGCCGACGCTCTTGCGCAGGCCGATCTCGCGCGTGCGTTCGGTGACCGAGACCAGCATGACGTTCATGATGCCGATGCCGCCGACGAGCAGGGAGATGCTGACGATGCCCGCCAGCACGCTGGTCGCGACGAGCCGCACCTTGTGAAATTCCTGCAGCACCTGGTCCTGCTTGAAGATCCCGAAGTCGTTCGCGTCGCCGGCCTTCAGACCGTGGCGCTGCCGCAGGATGCGCACGAGCTGACCTTCAGCCTCCGGGATGTCGCTTTCACCCATGGCCTCGACGTAGAACGCCAGGTACTTCCGTGCATAGGGATACATCTTCAGCGCGGTGGTCCAGGGAATGATCGCGGTCTGGTCCTGGTTCTCGCCCATGAAGCTGCCCTTCGACTCGAGCAGCCCGACGACCTGGAAACGCTGGCCGTCGATGTGCACATAATCGCCGACCACCGACTCGTCGCACTCCAGCTTCCGCAGCACCTCGCGGCCCAGCACGCACACGGGCGCGCCGGCCTCCACG from Phycisphaerae bacterium harbors:
- a CDS encoding ABC transporter permease, translated to MAGNVATALVQIWANKARSLLTVLGIIIAVTSIISVVSMVVGFGDYVTNFLRGLGTNMMVVYPEWLRGPRGEFLRRAEMTIEDIQAVEANAGAIRRTSPVVWSNATIEYGRQQLTGVELRGTNDFFQAIRNFYVDTGRFFGAVDVEAGAPVCVLGREVLRKLECDESVVGDYVHIDGQRFQVVGLLESKGSFMGENQDQTAIIPWTTALKMYPYARKYLAFYVEAMGESDIPEAEGQLVRILRQRHGLKAGDANDFGIFKQDQVLQEFHKVRLVATSVLAGIVSISLLVGGIGIMNVMLVSVTERTREIGLRKSVGAHRRDILLQFLTEAVVLSTVGGAIGIGLGYAISYVASLHPSMVQVKVPLWSVGLALSFSAGVGIFFGIIPAFKAAIIHPIDALRHE